ATTTACTTCTCCCATAAGATTTTTATCAAAACGGCCTATCTTCTCCTTCAAACGTTTTTTATCGATGGTGCGAATTTGTTCAAGCAAAACAACAGAATCCTTAGGAAGGCTGAAGTCTTCAGAACTAATTTCAATATGTGTAGGCAGCTTTGCTTTGTTAATCTGAGACGTAATTGCAGATACTATAACTGTAGGGCTATACCTATTCCCAATATCATTTTGTATTACTAACACCGGCCTTACGCCTCCCTGTTCGGACCCAATGACCGGACTTAAGTCGGCGTAATACACATCTCCCCTTTTTACAATCAAACTATTCACTTCCCAATAATTTTGTTTCGTAGCTTAAAAAATCCTCATAGTCCCCTTCTGAGTATTCTTCTGTAATGCTTTTATTTATATTGCTCATCTCTAAATATCCGGCCTTCATTTTGTTTCTTATTTCGAGTTTTCTTTTTTCAATTAAATAAAACCTTATAGATTTACGTATAAAGTCGCTTCTGTTGTTTCCTTCTTCTTTAACTGCATTGTCCAATTCTCTCAAAAGATTTTCGGGAATTGAAATCAATATTTTTTTATTGTCAGCCAAATTACACACCTCGATTACTCAAACTAAGTTCATTTAAACATATCTTATGTAATTTTACCACAATAATTATACAAGTTGTATGGTAACTTCTGTATTATTGTGAAAATTATTATTCCTCTTCATTCAGTCTTTCATATTGTATAGTTTTAACCAAATTATCGTTTTTATAAATAATAATTGTTGCTGGAAGCAGTGTTTCTTTGCTAAAGTTAAGAACATGCTTATAAATTCCGTCATAATATACCAATTCGTCAGGAATAGTATCCGTTGAATTTTCAAACTTGGATAAGTCTAAATCATAGATTAGAGAATCTGTCAATTTGAAATTTTCTATCACAACGCTGTTTTCAGGAAATTTATCATTGTTCAAAACACATCTGTTACCGGATAAATAAGCGGCGTTCCAGCTTTGAGCTTTATTTTCGGATTTTAAGCTGTAATTTTTATCTCTGCAGACAATGACAACCTTGTATTCATTTTCGCTGTTTTCGGTATAAACCTTCATTAGAGCTTCTCCTGTATAATTAACAGGAATGACATAGGGGTCGGCCTTTGTCTTTATTGAGCAACTACTTACTACAATCGCTAAAATAATTAACAACAATATCTTAAATTTCATCTCATCATCCTGCTTCCATCCATATATAATAGAATATGACGTCAAATGAAATTATATGACTAAATTATGGGCTGTTACTCTACAATGCAGAAGGCTGTAGCATATTCTTCTGTATGAGAAATTGAAAGATGAATATTAGTAATTCCAAGTTCTCTTGCTCTTTTAAAGGCATTGCCAGTTAAATTCACATATGGCTTCCCTTCGTCATCCTTTAATATTTCAACATGGCGAGGTCCGAAATTTGAGAAACCTGTACCAAGGCACTTAGAAACAGCTTCTTTTGATGCAAACATGCCTGCCGCTGTTTGTGCATTGAATTTTCTTGAGATTAAATACTCTCCTTCTTTTTCCGAATATACCTTTTTTATGAATTTATCATTCTCCAGATTTTTCTTTATTCTTCCTACTTCTGTAATATCAACACCAATACCTATAATCATTTTTATTCTCCTAACAAAAAATTAATTGACAAACTGCAGCATGTACGTAATAATTATATTATATGATTAAATTTAATACAATTCTAATTTAACAAATCTCACAAAGGAGTCAATATATGAATAATGTAACAGTGGTTTCTCATCCGCTGATTCAGCACAAGCTGACGATGTTAAGAGACAAAAATACTTCCTCTAAGGATTTCAGGGAGCTTGTAAGAGAAATAGCCATGCTTATGGCTTACGAGGTAACAAGAAATCTTCCTTTAAAAGATATAGAAATTGAAACACCTATAACAACAACTACCGGAAAAGTACTGGCAGGAGAAGATATTGCAATAGTACCTGTCTTAAGAGCTGGTTTAGGAATGGTGGACGGAATGCTTGATTTAATTCCAAACGCCAAAATAGGACACATCGGTCTTTACAGAAATGAAGA
Above is a window of Sedimentibacter sp. MB35-C1 DNA encoding:
- a CDS encoding type II toxin-antitoxin system PemK/MazF family toxin; this translates as MIVKRGDVYYADLSPVIGSEQGGVRPVLVIQNDIGNRYSPTVIVSAITSQINKAKLPTHIEISSEDFSLPKDSVVLLEQIRTIDKKRLKEKIGRFDKNLMGEVNDCLKISLGLIDF
- a CDS encoding CopG family ribbon-helix-helix protein, with translation MADNKKILISIPENLLRELDNAVKEEGNNRSDFIRKSIRFYLIEKRKLEIRNKMKAGYLEMSNINKSITEEYSEGDYEDFLSYETKLLGSE
- the acpS gene encoding holo-ACP synthase; its protein translation is MIIGIGVDITEVGRIKKNLENDKFIKKVYSEKEGEYLISRKFNAQTAAGMFASKEAVSKCLGTGFSNFGPRHVEILKDDEGKPYVNLTGNAFKRARELGITNIHLSISHTEEYATAFCIVE
- the upp gene encoding uracil phosphoribosyltransferase; its protein translation is MNNVTVVSHPLIQHKLTMLRDKNTSSKDFRELVREIAMLMAYEVTRNLPLKDIEIETPITTTTGKVLAGEDIAIVPVLRAGLGMVDGMLDLIPNAKIGHIGLYRNEETLQPVEYYCKLPSDIENRIVIITEPMLSTGGSMNGAISLLKQKGAKRIKSIHLVCAPEGLKKVTDAHPEVEIYTASIDEKFNDIGYIVPGLGDAGDRLFGTK